From the genome of Cognaticolwellia beringensis, one region includes:
- a CDS encoding LacI family DNA-binding transcriptional regulator — MTDKKVWTLKSVAKELRVSNATVSNAFNRPDQLSKNKRIDILESCKKLGYSGPNKAAQSLRKGQSNIVALVLPDSLEYMVTDPVASDFVKGVSSVLEKSKVNLLLFSGISDNINSVADFVDGFICYGSPRNPELIEQLRVTSKKVVTADFDIDRNASVGIDNEKAAYEIAKLAIKSTDDEVAILGLRLLESDLTCRVYELPTSSNALCSISHQRLNGYRQALKDSNVNLRSDRVWNLPKSNHHFALIAAREALTSTPRPDVLLCMSDIIALAAVKEIHAMGLKIPEDIRVVGFDGIDEALRSTPSITTVHQNSEEKGIKAAELFINRATNSVVISYHIEHGKSC, encoded by the coding sequence ATGACTGACAAGAAAGTTTGGACGCTTAAAAGTGTTGCTAAAGAACTGAGGGTATCAAATGCCACCGTTTCAAATGCATTCAATAGACCTGACCAACTATCCAAAAATAAACGCATTGATATTCTTGAATCGTGCAAAAAATTAGGATATTCAGGTCCAAATAAAGCCGCCCAATCGTTAAGAAAAGGTCAGTCTAATATTGTGGCTTTAGTGCTGCCTGATAGCCTTGAATATATGGTAACAGACCCTGTAGCAAGTGACTTTGTGAAAGGGGTTTCGTCGGTTTTAGAGAAAAGTAAAGTCAACTTACTTTTGTTTTCAGGTATATCAGATAACATTAACTCTGTTGCTGATTTTGTTGATGGCTTTATTTGTTATGGCTCACCTAGAAATCCTGAATTAATAGAACAGTTAAGAGTGACTTCAAAAAAAGTCGTTACTGCCGATTTTGATATAGACCGCAATGCCTCTGTTGGAATAGATAATGAAAAAGCGGCTTATGAGATTGCAAAGCTTGCCATTAAATCAACCGATGATGAAGTTGCCATTTTAGGCTTAAGGCTACTAGAATCAGATCTGACTTGTCGTGTATATGAGTTACCCACATCTAGTAATGCCTTGTGTTCAATTTCTCATCAGCGTTTAAATGGCTATAGACAAGCACTTAAAGATTCGAATGTTAATTTAAGGTCTGATCGTGTTTGGAATCTTCCTAAAAGTAACCATCATTTTGCATTAATTGCGGCTAGGGAAGCGCTAACATCAACCCCTCGTCCTGATGTTTTACTTTGCATGAGTGATATTATTGCCTTGGCGGCAGTTAAAGAAATTCACGCAATGGGTCTTAAGATACCTGAAGATATTAGAGTGGTTGGCTTTGACGGCATTGATGAAGCTTTACGTTCAACCCCATCCATAACTACTGTGCATCAAAATAGTGAAGAAAAAGGCATTAAAGCTGCTGAGCTCTTTATTAATAGAGCCACTAACTCAGTTGTGATTTCTTATCACATAGAACATGGTAAAAGTTGTTAA